A region from the Desulfomarina profundi genome encodes:
- a CDS encoding NADH peroxidase — MEKYVCSVCGYVHEGESAPDKCPQCGAVAEKFRVQGDEATSWADEHVIGVAQGVDAEIIEGLQANFTGECTEVGMYLAMSRQADREGYPEVAEAYKRIAFEEAEHAAKFAELLGEVVVGDTKANLEARVAAEHGACAGKKELATRAKQLNLDAIHDTVHEMCKDEARHGQAFAGLLKRYFAE, encoded by the coding sequence ATGGAAAAATATGTATGCAGTGTATGTGGTTATGTTCATGAGGGAGAGTCGGCTCCTGATAAATGTCCCCAGTGTGGTGCAGTCGCAGAAAAATTTCGTGTACAGGGAGATGAGGCAACTTCATGGGCCGATGAGCATGTAATTGGTGTTGCTCAAGGTGTTGATGCGGAAATTATTGAAGGGCTGCAGGCCAACTTCACCGGTGAATGTACTGAGGTGGGAATGTATCTGGCCATGAGTCGTCAGGCTGATCGTGAAGGTTATCCTGAGGTTGCTGAGGCATATAAGCGCATCGCCTTTGAGGAGGCTGAGCATGCTGCCAAATTTGCCGAACTTCTCGGTGAGGTTGTTGTCGGGGACACCAAAGCCAATCTTGAGGCCAGGGTCGCGGCGGAACATGGTGCCTGTGCTGGTAAAAAGGAACTGGCTACCAGGGCCAAGCAGTTGAATCTTGATGCAATTCATGACACCGTTCATGAAATGTGCAAGGATGAAGCTCGTCATGGCCAGGCGTTTGCAGGTCTGTTGAAGAGATATTTTGCAGAGTAA
- a CDS encoding class I SAM-dependent methyltransferase: MKIYKNYDEEPEDIFLPITRELYSDLYSLEMDTFSADIPFYQCHLPESGNILEIGCGNGRVCRQLTDHKRKITAIDISLPMLKKARNSVGRSCHFLCMDMLNMAFSCHFNSIIIPYNTLNLLPHRDDILTCLHQCTTFLANQGLLCLQLYLPALNTLRQKGKTFQFQMFDRPTGGKVIKEVLKKYNSASGLIEIEERFRIRPMKTGQANGDYNHFYTVAAFSFETWLELFWHAGFILEKSYGNYELEPVKSCNNSILMAVFQKK, from the coding sequence ATGAAAATATATAAAAATTATGACGAAGAACCTGAAGATATCTTTCTTCCCATCACGAGAGAACTCTACAGTGATCTCTACAGCCTTGAAATGGATACTTTCTCAGCGGATATCCCGTTTTACCAGTGCCATCTGCCCGAAAGTGGAAATATCCTTGAAATTGGTTGCGGCAACGGAAGGGTCTGCAGGCAACTTACTGATCACAAAAGAAAAATAACCGCAATTGACATCTCGTTGCCCATGCTGAAGAAAGCCAGGAATAGTGTCGGAAGAAGTTGCCATTTTCTCTGTATGGACATGCTCAACATGGCATTTTCATGTCATTTCAATTCCATCATCATACCCTACAATACTCTGAACCTGCTACCACACAGGGATGACATTCTCACCTGTCTTCACCAATGTACAACCTTTCTTGCAAACCAGGGCCTGCTCTGCCTCCAGCTCTACCTGCCTGCTTTGAATACATTGAGACAAAAGGGCAAAACCTTCCAGTTCCAGATGTTTGACAGACCAACCGGGGGAAAAGTAATAAAAGAGGTTCTGAAAAAATATAATTCAGCTTCAGGACTCATTGAAATCGAGGAAAGATTTCGGATAAGACCCATGAAAACAGGACAGGCTAACGGTGACTATAATCATTTCTATACTGTTGCAGCTTTTTCATTTGAAACCTGGCTTGAACTCTTTTGGCACGCTGGATTTATTCTTGAAAAGAGTTATGGTAATTATGAGCTGGAGCCGGTCAAATCCT
- a CDS encoding MBL fold metallo-hydrolase: MSIFKYPARDLYSWLTTKTDFILLDVRNKKDFGRFHVESPYPFEMLNISYFDFMEIEDDCVARVPRDKPIRIVCAKEGSAQFVAEVLEKHGFEDVGYLEGGIKSWGNLLVPVQVNEGGDYQLFQFIRPGKASCSYGLLYKDELMLFDPSRNVDFYLDFAEENNSRLVKTFETHLQADYIAGSRMLSEKSGAEFLADSADFASAKITFTPLSDGEIISFSNGGPNVKVFSSPGHTPGSTSFIIDEKFIISGDIIFIQSVGRPDLGGQVEAWSDTLFETLQRVKKLSGKLTVLPGHYMNWEEANSRLCFANSLSNVIDFNKHIYAIDNKAEFLTFIQSNMREQPPEYAKIRLINANLEQVDDEEAEILDLGKNECAATAYAAQNKNQNKS; encoded by the coding sequence ATGTCTATATTCAAATACCCAGCCAGGGATCTCTATAGCTGGCTGACAACCAAAACAGATTTTATCCTTCTCGACGTCAGAAATAAAAAAGATTTTGGACGCTTCCATGTGGAATCTCCCTATCCTTTTGAAATGCTCAATATTTCCTATTTTGATTTCATGGAGATTGAGGATGACTGTGTGGCCAGGGTCCCCCGGGACAAACCGATTCGTATCGTCTGCGCCAAGGAGGGATCTGCACAATTTGTGGCAGAAGTCCTTGAAAAGCATGGTTTTGAGGACGTAGGTTACCTGGAGGGTGGTATTAAATCCTGGGGAAATCTCCTGGTTCCGGTCCAGGTGAATGAAGGGGGAGACTACCAGCTGTTTCAATTCATCAGACCAGGCAAGGCGTCCTGCAGTTACGGGCTCCTGTACAAAGATGAACTCATGCTGTTCGACCCTTCCAGAAATGTTGATTTTTACCTTGATTTTGCAGAAGAGAATAATAGCCGATTAGTGAAAACATTTGAAACACATCTGCAGGCGGATTATATAGCCGGCAGCAGGATGCTCTCGGAAAAAAGCGGGGCCGAATTTCTTGCTGACTCTGCTGATTTCGCTTCCGCAAAAATTACATTTACTCCCCTGTCGGATGGTGAAATCATTTCTTTTTCAAATGGCGGACCGAATGTCAAAGTGTTTTCCTCCCCCGGCCATACCCCCGGCTCCACTTCATTCATCATTGATGAAAAATTTATTATTTCCGGTGATATAATCTTTATTCAATCTGTAGGGCGCCCCGATCTGGGTGGCCAGGTTGAAGCCTGGTCTGACACACTTTTTGAAACCCTGCAGAGAGTAAAAAAATTGTCAGGTAAACTGACTGTTCTGCCCGGCCATTATATGAACTGGGAAGAGGCAAACAGCAGGCTCTGTTTTGCCAATTCCCTCAGCAATGTAATTGATTTTAACAAACACATTTATGCCATCGACAACAAAGCAGAATTCCTAACGTTCATACAGTCCAATATGCGCGAACAGCCACCGGAATATGCAAAAATACGGCTTATAAATGCAAACCTGGAACAGGTTGATGATGAAGAGGCAGAAATACTCGACCTGGGGAAAAACGAATGCGCTGCCACAGCCTATGCAGCACAGAACAAAAATCAGAACAAGAGTTGA
- a CDS encoding indolepyruvate ferredoxin oxidoreductase subunit alpha, with product MFEVVVDKDKCSGDEECVAACPAQVFEMEDGKAEPVEMDECLGCETCVEVCPEDAITVTEM from the coding sequence ATGTTCGAAGTAGTGGTAGATAAAGATAAATGCAGTGGCGATGAAGAATGTGTAGCAGCATGTCCCGCACAGGTATTTGAAATGGAAGACGGCAAGGCTGAGCCCGTAGAAATGGACGAATGTCTTGGTTGTGAAACCTGTGTTGAAGTTTGTCCGGAAGATGCAATCACAGTAACCGAGATGTAA
- a CDS encoding rhodanese-like domain-containing protein: protein MKSMNWETLFNKSESIPADQAKELLASRLPGEFTLLDVRQPGEYQEFHLPGAQLIPLKELPDRIEELDRNRETIVYCRSGARSNGACQILRGHSFSRVLNMSGGILQWQGHRVQGSTNQGLEFFLQKDFDSVFAMAYQMEAGLKEFYLLLKDETEDSHFRKILHELARFEDGHMAKLLAQYQQLPQQRPKQGIRWLKEGSPFHHSQMLSEINWTPPKPSIS, encoded by the coding sequence ATGAAAAGCATGAACTGGGAAACATTGTTTAATAAAAGTGAATCAATTCCCGCCGACCAGGCAAAAGAGCTTCTGGCTTCACGCCTCCCTGGAGAATTCACACTCCTTGATGTGCGTCAACCTGGAGAATATCAGGAATTTCACCTCCCCGGAGCCCAGCTGATTCCCCTCAAAGAACTCCCGGACCGTATTGAAGAGCTGGACAGGAACAGAGAAACAATCGTGTACTGTAGATCTGGTGCCCGCAGCAATGGTGCCTGTCAGATTCTGCGTGGCCACTCCTTTTCCAGGGTACTCAACATGTCCGGTGGTATATTGCAGTGGCAGGGTCACAGGGTACAAGGTTCCACCAATCAGGGTCTGGAATTTTTTCTCCAAAAAGATTTCGATTCCGTTTTCGCAATGGCCTATCAGATGGAAGCCGGCCTGAAGGAATTTTATCTCCTTCTCAAAGACGAAACCGAGGACTCCCATTTTAGAAAAATACTGCATGAACTAGCCAGGTTTGAAGATGGCCACATGGCAAAGCTCCTGGCTCAATATCAGCAATTACCCCAACAGAGACCAAAACAGGGGATCCGGTGGCTGAAGGAGGGATCACCCTTTCATCACTCGCAGATGCTTTCGGAGATCAACTGGACTCCCCCGAAACCATCTATCAGCTAG
- a CDS encoding ferredoxin, which translates to MRIPVIDLGRCSECMGCVEIAPQIFQYNESLGYMEVVEMDYYDKKDVDEAIKNCPEDCISWEKV; encoded by the coding sequence ATGAGAATTCCTGTAATAGATCTGGGCCGTTGCAGTGAATGCATGGGCTGTGTTGAGATTGCGCCGCAGATTTTTCAATACAACGAATCTTTGGGGTATATGGAAGTTGTTGAAATGGATTATTACGATAAAAAAGATGTTGATGAGGCAATAAAAAACTGTCCGGAAGATTGTATTTCCTGGGAAAAGGTCTGA
- a CDS encoding cobyrinate a,c-diamide synthase has translation MAERKDKRVRKGLVVAGLAGGSGKSVVSVGLSAALRRKGNNIVPFKKGPDYIDAGWLQLAAGNNCYNLDPYLMEPEKITESFLKRSVPADIVIVEGNRGLYDGVNVKGGYSTADLALTLGLPVLLVVNCTKTTRTVAAMLMGCMQFEPRLDICGVVLNRIGTERQKKLISEAVQYYTKLPVLGAIPRLKKDIFPMRHLGMVPWQEYEGSGKALDFLADLIEENVDLERISNLMAEVRGAGAVVRSEEKVPGDVRIGVLRDAAFQFYYSENLEALERCGAELVFFNAMTDSKLPPLDGLYIGGGFPETGARLLSENRGFCRSVKDAAESGMVIYAECGGLIYLGRSITIDGETFPMTDVFPVSFGMSPKPQAHGYTNFTVDGETVFYPRGLKVKGHEFRYSTILEWHGNDSDLVLKMERGKGFCNGRDGLAKKNVLALYTHVHAEGTVEWARGFVGRCRAVRRKQTD, from the coding sequence ATGGCTGAAAGAAAGGATAAAAGGGTGAGAAAAGGACTTGTTGTTGCCGGTCTTGCCGGAGGTTCAGGAAAGAGTGTCGTGTCTGTCGGGCTTTCTGCGGCACTGCGTCGAAAGGGAAATAACATTGTGCCTTTCAAAAAGGGGCCGGACTATATTGATGCCGGGTGGTTGCAGCTTGCTGCGGGGAACAACTGCTATAACCTTGATCCCTATCTTATGGAGCCGGAAAAGATAACAGAATCCTTTCTGAAGCGTTCAGTCCCGGCGGATATAGTCATTGTTGAAGGGAACCGGGGACTTTATGACGGGGTCAATGTGAAGGGTGGATATTCCACGGCGGATCTTGCACTGACCCTGGGGCTTCCCGTTCTGCTGGTGGTTAACTGTACCAAGACCACGCGAACTGTGGCGGCTATGCTCATGGGCTGTATGCAGTTTGAACCGAGGCTTGATATCTGCGGAGTTGTTCTCAACCGGATAGGGACAGAGCGCCAGAAAAAATTGATAAGTGAAGCTGTACAGTACTACACAAAACTGCCTGTTCTCGGGGCAATACCCAGGTTGAAGAAAGATATCTTCCCCATGCGTCACTTGGGAATGGTGCCCTGGCAGGAATATGAAGGTTCCGGGAAGGCCCTTGATTTTCTGGCTGATCTGATTGAAGAAAATGTAGACCTGGAGAGGATCAGCAATCTAATGGCTGAGGTCAGAGGAGCCGGAGCCGTGGTCAGGAGCGAAGAAAAAGTTCCAGGAGACGTAAGGATTGGTGTTCTGCGGGATGCCGCCTTTCAGTTTTATTATTCAGAAAACCTGGAAGCCCTGGAACGTTGCGGGGCTGAGCTGGTTTTTTTCAATGCCATGACCGACAGTAAGCTGCCTCCCCTTGATGGACTGTATATCGGTGGTGGTTTTCCTGAAACCGGAGCCCGCCTTCTTTCGGAAAATAGAGGTTTTTGCCGGAGTGTAAAAGATGCTGCGGAGAGTGGGATGGTGATCTATGCCGAGTGTGGTGGGCTCATATACCTTGGAAGGTCTATTACAATTGATGGAGAGACGTTTCCCATGACCGATGTCTTTCCTGTCAGTTTCGGTATGTCACCAAAACCCCAGGCCCATGGCTATACCAATTTTACTGTGGACGGGGAGACGGTTTTTTATCCGCGGGGGTTAAAGGTCAAAGGGCACGAGTTCCGCTACTCCACCATTCTGGAATGGCACGGGAATGACAGTGATCTGGTGCTGAAAATGGAACGGGGAAAAGGTTTTTGTAATGGTCGTGACGGACTGGCAAAAAAAAATGTTCTAGCTCTCTATACCCATGTGCACGCAGAAGGAACTGTGGAATGGGCGCGGGGTTTTGTGGGGAGATGCCGGGCCGTTCGGAGGAAACAGACAGATTAA
- the uvrB gene encoding excinuclease ABC subunit UvrB has product MENSFQLVSQFSLSGDQPDAVAQLAQGVEKGAKSQVLLGVTGSGKTFTIANVIQRVQRPSLVIAPNKTLAAQLFGEFRELFPHNAVEYFVSYYDYYQPEAYIPQSDSYIEKDSSINDAIDKMRHSATRSLLTRRDVLIVASVSCIYGLGSPEEYKNMHLFLRTGEDYPPEDVQRRLVFMQYERNDVSFHRGTFRVRGDVTDIFPAHEEDRAVRLEFFGDTLDAITVIDSLTGAVLERLDEYTVFPGSHFVTSKDRLQIANRTIKEELQERLQFFQNENRLVEGQRLEQRTMFDLEMIRELGYCTGIENYSRHLTGKPPGAPPPNLLDYFPEDYLLFIDESHIGIGQLNGMYNGDRSRKTTLVDYGFRLPSALDNRPLRFDEFEKRINQVIYVSATPGPYELKQVGGEVVEQVIRPTGLLDPRIEVRPAVNQVDDLLEEIRLRTERGEAVLVTTLTKRMAEDLTDYYENLDIRVRYLHSDIKTLERVELIRELRNGEFNVLVGINLLREGLDIPEVSLVAILDADKEGFLRSERSLVQTCGRAARNVDGLVIMYADEITGAMKYTIEETERRRKIQQEYNRKNNITPRTIISPVKNSMQEHLQASGYPADDYNHLLQAAEEIPEYYSVKDLEKEIDRLETEMHEAAAELAFERAAELRDHIKTLRMLEIELG; this is encoded by the coding sequence ATGGAGAATTCTTTTCAGCTTGTATCACAGTTTTCACTCTCCGGTGATCAGCCGGATGCTGTTGCGCAACTGGCACAGGGTGTGGAAAAAGGAGCCAAAAGCCAGGTGCTTCTCGGGGTTACCGGTTCCGGCAAGACTTTTACCATCGCCAATGTCATTCAGCGTGTACAGCGGCCTTCCCTGGTCATTGCTCCGAACAAGACCCTGGCAGCCCAGCTGTTTGGTGAATTCAGGGAACTCTTTCCCCACAATGCCGTGGAATATTTTGTATCCTACTACGATTACTACCAGCCCGAAGCGTATATTCCCCAGTCGGACAGTTATATAGAAAAAGACTCTTCAATCAATGATGCCATTGACAAAATGCGCCATTCTGCCACACGTTCTCTGCTCACTCGGCGTGATGTGCTGATTGTTGCCTCTGTGTCATGTATTTACGGCCTGGGTTCTCCCGAAGAATATAAAAACATGCATCTGTTTCTGCGGACCGGGGAAGATTATCCTCCGGAAGATGTCCAGCGTCGCCTGGTTTTCATGCAATATGAACGTAATGATGTCTCTTTTCACAGGGGAACTTTTCGGGTTCGAGGAGATGTGACTGATATTTTTCCGGCCCATGAGGAGGATCGGGCTGTGCGTCTTGAGTTCTTCGGTGATACACTTGATGCTATTACGGTGATTGATTCCCTGACGGGGGCAGTGCTTGAGAGGCTTGATGAATATACTGTTTTTCCCGGCAGTCATTTTGTTACCTCAAAGGACAGGCTGCAGATTGCCAACCGGACCATCAAGGAGGAACTGCAGGAGCGGCTGCAGTTTTTCCAGAATGAAAATCGTCTGGTGGAGGGCCAGCGTCTGGAACAACGGACCATGTTCGATCTTGAAATGATCCGGGAGCTGGGGTATTGCACCGGTATCGAAAACTACAGCAGACATCTGACCGGAAAACCTCCAGGGGCACCTCCGCCCAACCTGCTCGACTATTTTCCCGAGGATTATCTGCTTTTCATTGATGAGAGTCATATCGGTATCGGCCAGCTGAACGGCATGTATAACGGAGACAGATCCCGTAAAACCACCCTTGTTGACTACGGTTTTCGTCTTCCTTCCGCTCTGGACAATCGCCCGCTGCGTTTTGATGAATTTGAAAAGCGTATCAACCAGGTGATTTATGTCTCCGCAACACCTGGACCTTATGAGTTGAAGCAGGTGGGGGGGGAAGTGGTGGAACAGGTTATCCGCCCGACCGGCCTTCTTGATCCGAGAATCGAGGTGAGACCGGCCGTCAACCAGGTTGATGATCTGCTGGAAGAAATTCGCCTGCGGACGGAACGGGGTGAAGCGGTTCTGGTGACCACCCTGACCAAAAGGATGGCTGAGGATCTCACCGATTATTATGAGAATCTGGATATCCGTGTGCGGTACCTCCATTCGGACATAAAAACCCTGGAACGGGTTGAACTGATACGTGAACTCCGAAACGGTGAATTCAATGTGCTGGTCGGTATCAACCTGTTGCGGGAAGGGCTCGATATTCCCGAGGTATCTCTGGTTGCTATCCTGGACGCTGATAAGGAAGGGTTTCTCCGTTCCGAGAGATCTCTTGTTCAGACCTGCGGTCGGGCTGCGAGAAATGTTGATGGGCTTGTAATCATGTACGCCGATGAGATTACCGGCGCCATGAAATATACCATTGAAGAGACGGAGAGGCGTCGAAAAATACAGCAGGAGTACAATAGAAAAAACAATATTACGCCAAGAACCATTATTTCCCCGGTGAAAAACAGTATGCAGGAGCATCTGCAGGCATCGGGGTACCCTGCCGATGATTACAATCATCTGTTGCAGGCAGCCGAGGAGATACCTGAATATTATTCCGTAAAGGATCTGGAAAAGGAAATCGACAGACTGGAGACGGAGATGCATGAAGCGGCCGCGGAACTGGCATTTGAAAGGGCCGCGGAATTACGGGATCACATAAAAACGTTGAGAATGCTGGAGATAGAATTGGGATGA
- a CDS encoding FprA family A-type flavoprotein — protein MKKTELAKGIYSVGAVDWDVRDFHGYSTYKGTTYNAFLIIDEKITLFDTVKKSHKDTLIHNIKAIIDPEKIDYIVVNHVEPDHSGCLPDMVELVKPEKIICSPMGKKAIIDHFHREDWPYEVVKTGDEINLGKRTVRFIETRMLHWPDSMFSYIKEDGILFSSDAFGQHLATTERFDDEVDLWRVMEESAKYYANILYLYSPLIRKLLKNVSEMDLDIKMIAPDHGVVWRSNIDKILQAYDNWSQNKADRKALIIYDSMWHSTEKMAHSIAEGITETGVSTDLINLKVHHRSDIMTAVLNANTIILGCSTLNNGLLPRMAGLLMYMRGLKPTNKFGASFGSYGWSGEAVNLMNKALEDMKIEVIEDGLRLKYVPDQDSLAECVEMGRRIGKRVLDSTAGQ, from the coding sequence ATGAAAAAGACTGAACTCGCAAAAGGAATTTACAGCGTTGGAGCTGTTGACTGGGATGTTCGTGATTTCCACGGCTACTCAACCTATAAAGGAACAACCTACAATGCCTTTCTTATCATTGATGAAAAGATTACTCTTTTTGATACGGTAAAAAAATCACATAAGGATACCCTGATCCATAATATCAAGGCCATCATTGATCCGGAAAAAATTGACTATATTGTTGTCAACCATGTTGAACCCGACCACTCGGGATGCCTGCCAGACATGGTTGAACTGGTCAAGCCTGAAAAAATTATCTGTTCCCCTATGGGGAAAAAGGCCATCATTGACCATTTTCACCGTGAAGACTGGCCCTACGAAGTAGTTAAAACCGGTGATGAAATCAATCTGGGTAAACGAACCGTTCGCTTTATAGAAACCCGTATGCTCCACTGGCCCGATTCCATGTTTTCCTACATTAAGGAAGACGGCATCCTTTTTTCCAGCGACGCTTTCGGCCAACACCTTGCCACCACTGAACGATTCGACGATGAAGTCGACCTGTGGCGGGTGATGGAAGAGAGTGCAAAATACTATGCAAATATCCTCTATCTCTATTCACCTCTTATCCGCAAGCTTCTCAAAAATGTCAGTGAGATGGATCTTGATATCAAAATGATAGCACCGGACCATGGTGTCGTCTGGCGCTCCAATATTGATAAAATTTTACAGGCCTATGATAACTGGTCACAAAACAAGGCTGACCGGAAGGCACTGATCATTTATGATTCCATGTGGCATTCCACTGAAAAAATGGCCCACTCCATAGCAGAAGGTATCACAGAAACAGGTGTCAGCACGGACCTTATCAATCTCAAGGTACATCACCGCAGCGATATAATGACTGCCGTGTTGAATGCAAACACTATTATTCTAGGCTGTTCAACCCTGAACAATGGTCTTCTGCCCCGCATGGCCGGCCTGCTCATGTATATGCGTGGTCTGAAACCGACCAATAAATTCGGAGCTTCCTTTGGTTCCTACGGTTGGAGTGGAGAAGCTGTCAATCTCATGAACAAGGCTCTTGAAGACATGAAGATTGAAGTCATTGAAGACGGATTGCGTCTCAAATATGTCCCGGATCAGGACAGCCTTGCAGAATGTGTTGAAATGGGTCGCAGAATAGGTAAACGTGTTCTGGACAGTACTGCCGGACAATAG
- a CDS encoding lysophospholipid acyltransferase family protein, with protein sequence MKSGLARKISLAVIPFCVAWLMRMWFFTCRVKVYNPEHFKEVGEGKKIIIASFWHYTIIYVFYFLRKYRATVMVSASDDGDYIAALARNFGFSTARGSSNRKGVAALKKLLGIIRSGENCAMVADGSQGPPRIAQAGAILLASRTGVPLVPMTWAASSYFTIHSWDKTAIPRPFSRIDYYFGELLYVPAGIRGDEIERYRRLLEERLNTLYEKAWTGFGRVEH encoded by the coding sequence ATGAAATCTGGTCTTGCAAGGAAAATATCTCTTGCTGTTATACCCTTTTGTGTGGCCTGGCTGATGCGAATGTGGTTTTTTACCTGCCGGGTGAAGGTATACAATCCGGAACATTTTAAAGAGGTCGGTGAAGGAAAAAAGATCATCATTGCTTCCTTCTGGCACTATACAATTATTTATGTTTTTTATTTTCTCAGGAAATATCGGGCCACGGTGATGGTGAGTGCCAGTGATGACGGGGATTATATAGCCGCCCTTGCCCGAAATTTCGGTTTCAGTACAGCAAGAGGGTCAAGCAATAGAAAAGGGGTGGCCGCTCTGAAGAAACTGCTTGGTATTATACGCAGTGGAGAAAACTGCGCCATGGTGGCCGATGGTTCCCAGGGCCCTCCCAGAATTGCCCAGGCCGGAGCCATTCTTCTAGCCTCCAGAACCGGAGTGCCCCTTGTTCCCATGACATGGGCGGCTTCAAGTTATTTTACTATTCATTCCTGGGATAAAACGGCCATTCCCAGACCTTTTTCAAGGATAGATTATTATTTTGGTGAACTCCTTTACGTTCCTGCCGGAATCAGGGGTGACGAGATTGAGCGATACAGGCGACTGCTTGAAGAGCGGTTGAATACTCTCTACGAAAAGGCATGGACAGGCTTTGGTAGAGTGGAGCATTAA
- the alr gene encoding alanine racemase, whose translation MSDTSFNCVSVSRKALQSNYKFIESRVAPGVKVMAMVKADAYGHDMVLTARALEDVGCTVFGVAELCEAVILRKSGIKGQIFVMLGFDPENAAIFVEHDLTPAIFSSRAATALSRAAVAAGKQVEVHVKVDTGMGRLGVMPRDLVGFVKELDTLPGISVQGVMSHFPESDVPDSSSTRDGFSTFEQACSLLAGRENFVRHIANSGAVLNFPDTNCDMVRAGISLYGYHPFGKQPENGSDGNRLIPAMTFSTQIIQVKDLPKGAGISYGHTYRAERDMRIAVLPVGYEDGFSRILSNQGEVLIHGRKVPVRGRICMNICMVEITGIDGVQVGDEAVLLGRQGDAVITADDIAEKTGSISYEVLCLFGNNNKRVHRE comes from the coding sequence ATGTCTGATACATCATTTAATTGTGTCTCTGTCAGCAGAAAGGCTCTACAGAGTAATTATAAATTCATTGAAAGCCGGGTAGCCCCGGGTGTCAAAGTAATGGCCATGGTGAAAGCGGATGCGTATGGACATGATATGGTTCTTACCGCCCGGGCCCTTGAAGATGTCGGCTGTACTGTTTTCGGTGTGGCAGAACTCTGTGAGGCTGTTATTCTTCGGAAGTCCGGTATCAAGGGACAGATTTTTGTCATGCTTGGGTTTGATCCGGAAAATGCGGCAATTTTTGTGGAACATGACCTGACTCCCGCAATTTTTTCCTCCAGGGCTGCAACTGCTCTTTCCCGTGCCGCTGTCGCGGCAGGGAAACAGGTAGAAGTGCATGTCAAGGTGGATACAGGTATGGGGCGGTTGGGTGTCATGCCCCGTGATCTGGTCGGGTTCGTAAAGGAGCTGGATACACTGCCGGGAATATCGGTGCAGGGTGTCATGAGTCATTTTCCCGAATCGGATGTACCGGATTCCTCCAGTACCAGGGACGGTTTTTCCACCTTTGAACAGGCATGCTCATTGTTGGCCGGTCGCGAGAATTTTGTCCGCCACATTGCCAATTCCGGAGCAGTGCTTAATTTTCCCGACACCAACTGTGACATGGTTCGTGCCGGAATATCTCTGTATGGCTATCATCCTTTCGGTAAACAGCCTGAAAACGGCAGCGATGGCAACAGACTTATACCGGCCATGACATTTTCAACACAGATTATTCAGGTGAAGGACCTGCCGAAAGGTGCCGGAATAAGCTACGGTCACACATACAGAGCTGAGCGGGATATGCGGATTGCTGTTCTTCCCGTTGGATACGAGGACGGTTTTTCCCGTATTCTTTCAAACCAGGGAGAAGTCCTGATCCATGGCAGAAAGGTACCGGTACGCGGTCGAATCTGCATGAATATCTGTATGGTTGAGATTACTGGAATAGACGGCGTTCAGGTGGGAGATGAGGCGGTTCTGCTGGGACGACAGGGGGATGCGGTGATAACGGCTGATGACATAGCCGAAAAAACCGGCAGCATAAGCTATGAAGTGCTTTGTCTTTTTGGCAATAATAATAAAAGAGTGCATAGAGAGTAG